A DNA window from Oryzias latipes chromosome 5, ASM223467v1 contains the following coding sequences:
- the fblim1 gene encoding filamin-binding LIM protein 1 isoform X2, whose translation MASAAPPKRVVSSVFITLASPHRATVTQRQPSLKAYSLQLGAETQDTSPAGGLPGPRHRTEDHSPSDTRGSVNGKSWTHAKARTPTPAQSGQQENADQTKRCSPEDSALLPAPPAQTHSHHRPFPPHQQPTSEKKVETITPPSGMRKEEEANGMRNSGGEEAVRESGDLCGFCRKPIALFETAIDALNRTYHAGCFQCRSCHIPLAGELYYNKAMIPICQECYQASLELCWACGEAIIDDIIHALERPYHPSCFTCTTCHQQIGEQTFAQGEVGEVYCLLDYYRKYAPECGVCNQLIIPKEDGTDSYIIECLGRSYHENCFRCEVCVIKLPHEHGCYPLDGRLLCKACHVNLASGVQ comes from the exons ATGGCATCAGCAGCTCCCCCAAAAAGGGTGGTGTCTTCTGTCTTCATCACTTTGGCGTCTCCTCATCGGGCCACTGTCACACAGCGGCAGCCCTCCCTCAAAGCCTACAGCTTACAGCTGGGCGCAGAAACCCAGGACACCAGCCCGGCTGGCGGTTTACCCGGCCCCAGACACAGGACGGAGGACCACTCACCCTCCGACACCCGCGGTTCTGTAAACGGCAAAAGCTGGACTCATGCAAAGGCCAGGACTCCTACACCTGCACAAAGCGGACAACAGGAAAACGCAGACCAAACAAAGAGATGCTCACCAG AAGATTCAGCTCTTCTGCCAGCCCCTCCAGCACAGACTCATTCTCATCATCGACCCTTTCCCCCACATCAGCAGCCAACATCCGAGAAAAAG GTGGAAACAATCACACCACCTAGTGggatgagaaaagaggaagaagccaATGGAATGAGAAACAGCGGTGGAGAGGAGGCAGTCAGGGAGAGCGGCG ACTTGTGCGGCTTTTGTCGGAAACCAATAGCCCTTTTTGAGACTGCCATCGATGCCCTGAACAGGACCTACCATGCTGGTTGTTTCCAGTGCAGATCTTGTCACATTCCGCTGGCTGGTGAACTCTACTACAACAAAGCAATGATCCCCATCTGTCAGGAATGTTACCAG GCCAGTTTGGAGCTTTGCTGGGCATGTGGGGAGGCCATCATAGACGACATCATCCATGCACTGGAGCGACCATACCACCCTTCCTGTTTCACATGCACCACATGTCATCAGCAGATCGGTGAGCAGACTTTTGCTCAAGGAGAAGTCGGAGAAGTTTACTGCCTTTTGGACTACTACAG GAAGTATGCTCCTGAGTGTGGCGTCTGTAATCAACTGATCATTCCCAAAGAAGACGGTACTGACAGCTACATTATTGAATGTCTGGGTCGTTCTTACCATGAAAACTGCTTTAGGTGTGAG GTCTGTGTCATCAAGCTACCCCACGAGCACGGCTGCTACCCGTTAGATGGCAGGCTGCTTTGTAAGGCTTGTCATGTGAACTTGGCCTCGGGGGTGCAGTGA
- the fblim1 gene encoding filamin-binding LIM protein 1 isoform X1, protein MASAAPPKRVVSSVFITLASPHRATVTQRQPSLKAYSLQLGAETQDTSPAGGLPGPRHRTEDHSPSDTRGSVNGKSWTHAKARTPTPAQSGQQENADQTKRCSPGLFLPPPPPPPPPLLDAWRPSPEDSALLPAPPAQTHSHHRPFPPHQQPTSEKKVETITPPSGMRKEEEANGMRNSGGEEAVRESGDLCGFCRKPIALFETAIDALNRTYHAGCFQCRSCHIPLAGELYYNKAMIPICQECYQASLELCWACGEAIIDDIIHALERPYHPSCFTCTTCHQQIGEQTFAQGEVGEVYCLLDYYRKYAPECGVCNQLIIPKEDGTDSYIIECLGRSYHENCFRCEVCVIKLPHEHGCYPLDGRLLCKACHVNLASGVQ, encoded by the exons ATGGCATCAGCAGCTCCCCCAAAAAGGGTGGTGTCTTCTGTCTTCATCACTTTGGCGTCTCCTCATCGGGCCACTGTCACACAGCGGCAGCCCTCCCTCAAAGCCTACAGCTTACAGCTGGGCGCAGAAACCCAGGACACCAGCCCGGCTGGCGGTTTACCCGGCCCCAGACACAGGACGGAGGACCACTCACCCTCCGACACCCGCGGTTCTGTAAACGGCAAAAGCTGGACTCATGCAAAGGCCAGGACTCCTACACCTGCACAAAGCGGACAACAGGAAAACGCAGACCAAACAAAGAGATGCTCACCAG GgctctttcttcctcctcctcctcctcctcctcctcctcttctcgaTGCATGGCGTCCATCTCCAGAAGATTCAGCTCTTCTGCCAGCCCCTCCAGCACAGACTCATTCTCATCATCGACCCTTTCCCCCACATCAGCAGCCAACATCCGAGAAAAAG GTGGAAACAATCACACCACCTAGTGggatgagaaaagaggaagaagccaATGGAATGAGAAACAGCGGTGGAGAGGAGGCAGTCAGGGAGAGCGGCG ACTTGTGCGGCTTTTGTCGGAAACCAATAGCCCTTTTTGAGACTGCCATCGATGCCCTGAACAGGACCTACCATGCTGGTTGTTTCCAGTGCAGATCTTGTCACATTCCGCTGGCTGGTGAACTCTACTACAACAAAGCAATGATCCCCATCTGTCAGGAATGTTACCAG GCCAGTTTGGAGCTTTGCTGGGCATGTGGGGAGGCCATCATAGACGACATCATCCATGCACTGGAGCGACCATACCACCCTTCCTGTTTCACATGCACCACATGTCATCAGCAGATCGGTGAGCAGACTTTTGCTCAAGGAGAAGTCGGAGAAGTTTACTGCCTTTTGGACTACTACAG GAAGTATGCTCCTGAGTGTGGCGTCTGTAATCAACTGATCATTCCCAAAGAAGACGGTACTGACAGCTACATTATTGAATGTCTGGGTCGTTCTTACCATGAAAACTGCTTTAGGTGTGAG GTCTGTGTCATCAAGCTACCCCACGAGCACGGCTGCTACCCGTTAGATGGCAGGCTGCTTTGTAAGGCTTGTCATGTGAACTTGGCCTCGGGGGTGCAGTGA
- the tmem82 gene encoding transmembrane protein 82, translating into MFFLFSWIRGIFEWTPLDSNPVDCFLRGLVSACGVSVLYNLLRVYHFIQTCRDSEISGGESEQKPSSPETPLRSSWRAALQFWSLSFVLSVVGSRVSSLIVLEFLLRAVSAWMSAGLNAGVGSLDLLLIQCQFSLGCSLLCTLAFLHQGALHSSLSLLLAAGLSWVVASYSSSLWSHAARLYALHSTERYCGKCIHLLTSGHTLLASLQRAVVLAFAVGTVASASTVYEHFLFHKDAIKFWTPLTLCYTMLVVFTQEAQQKQAGMEKLLHTVVMRLGGLLVLMLTVGNWSDVLHVLVSFWGEAVCLLSSRDLLQAVLQDEQETSLSNNEETSSHRT; encoded by the exons atgttcttcctgttctcttgGATCAGGGGAATTTTTGAATGGACACCTTTGGACTCAAATCCTGTTGACTGCTTTCTTCGAG GACTAGTCAGCGCTTGTGGAGTGTCCGTTCTGTACAATCTGCTGAGAGTATACCATTTCATTCAAACATGCAG GGATTCAGAAATATCTGGAGGTGAGAGTGAACAGAAGCCCTCCTCACCAGAAACCCCCctgaggagcagctggagagcagCTCTTCAGTTCTGGagtctgtcttttgttttgtctgtggTTGGCTCCAGAGTATCCTCACTCATAGTGCTTGAGTTTCTGCTCAGAGCTGTTTCTGCCTGGATGTCAGCCGGATTG AATGCAGGTGTCGGAAGTTTGGATTTGCTTCTCATTCAGTGTCAGTTTTCCTTGGGCTGCAGCCTCCTCTGCACTTTAGCTTTCCTCCATCAGGGGGCTCTCCACAGCTCCCTGAGCTTGTTGCTGGCTGCTGGCCTCAGTTGGGTCGTGGCGAGCTACAGCAGCAGTCTTTGGAGCCATGCAGCCAGACTCTACGCTCTGCACAGCACAGAGCGTTACTGTGGAAAGTGCATCCACCTTCTGACCTCTGGACACACCTTACTGGCTTCGCTGCAGCGAGCGGTCGTCTTGGCCTTCGCAGTAGGGACTGTGGCTTCTGCCTCCACCGTCTATGAACACTTCCTATTCCACAAAGATGCTATAAAGTTCTGGACTCCGCTGACTCTCTGCTACACTATGCTGGTGGTTTTCACTCAAG AAGCTCAGCAAAAGCAGGCGGGGATGGAGAAGCTCCTTCACACTGTGGTGATGCGGTTGGGAGGCCTGCTGGTGCTGATGCTGACAGTGGGGAACTGGTCGGATGTCCTTCACGTCCTCGTCTCTTTTTGGGGGGAAGCAGTCTGTCTGCTGTCCTCCCGGGATCTGCTGCAGGCTGTGCTGCAG GATGAACAAGAGACCAGCTTAAGTAACAACGAAGAGACGTCCAGCCACAGGACATGA
- the slc25a34 gene encoding solute carrier family 25 member 34 has translation MSDVQLLKASVEESAVGTLPAQRMVTAVVPRSVFEPSPPPTAVWPPLDFALGALACCGACVFTNPLEVVKTRLQLQGELCARGSYQIHYRGVLQALWVVGRTDGLRGLQKGLSVGLIYQGVMNGVRLGCYSYCEYLGVTAFPGGSLLCGAGVGALGALCASPAYLVKTHLQAQTIQAIAVGHQHNHQGVSNAFMTIYRREGLSGLWRGVNGAVPRVMVGSAAQLSTFTSAKDWVSHCQWFGSNRWLMALVAASISGVAVAITMTPFDVISTRLYNQPVDKLGRGRLYRGFCDCLLKVCQAEGLLGLYKGMGPVFVRLAPHTVLSMLFWDLMRQQAVKCD, from the exons ATGAGCGATGTCCAGCTGTTGAAAGCTTCAGTTGAAGAGTCCGCTGTGGGTACCCTACCCGCTCAGAGGATGGTGACCGCCGTGGTGCCCCGTAGTGTCTTTGAGCCCTCCCCGCCTCCCACGGCGGTCTGGCCTCCGCTGGACTTTGCACTGGGCGCTCTGGCCTGCTGTGGCGCCTGCGTGTTCACCAATCCTCTGGAGGTGGTGAAGACTCGTCTGCAGCTTCAGGGGGAGCTTTGTGCTCGGGGGTCCTACCAGATCCACTACCGGGGAGTCCTGCAGGCCCTCTGGGTGGTGGGCCGCACTGATGGGCTCAGGGGTCTGCAGAAAGGCCTCTCAGTCGGGCTGATCTACCAGGGCGTGATGAATGGAGTGAGGCTGGGATGTTATTCCTACTGTGAATATCTAGGAGTCACCGCTTTCCCTGGCGGGAGTTTGCTGTGTGGAGCTGGTGTCGGGGCTCTGGGGGCCCTCTGTGCTTCTCCTGCTTACCTG gtGAAGACCCATTTACAAGCTCAGACCATTCAGGCTATTGCAGTGGGTCATCAGCACAACCATCAG GGCGTGTCCAATGCCTTCATGACCATCTACAGAAGAGAGGGTCTGAGCGGTCTTTGGAGGGGCGTGAATGGAGCGGTGCCTCGAGTCATGGTGGGATCAGCTGCTCAGCTGTCAACCTTCACCTCAGCCAAGGACTGGGTGTCACATTGTCAG TGGTTTGGCTCAAACAGATGGCTGATGGCGCTAGTAGCCGCTTCCATCAGTGGCGTTGCAGTAGCCATCACCATGACACCCTTTGATGTCATCAGCACGCGGCTCTACAACCAGCCCGTGGACAAGCTTGGCAGG GGCCGCCTTTACCGGGGCTTTTGCGACTGCTTGCTGAAAGTGTGCCAAGCGGAGGGTTTGCTGGGGTTATATAAAGGGATGGGCCCCGTGTTTGTGCGGCTGGCCCCGCACACGGTGCTCAGCATGCTGTTCTGGGACCTCATGAGGCAACAGGCCGTCAAATGCGACTAG